The following are from one region of the Strix uralensis isolate ZFMK-TIS-50842 chromosome 4, bStrUra1, whole genome shotgun sequence genome:
- the THBS1 gene encoding thrombospondin-1 isoform X1, whose translation MGPTAVLLLLLLTLGVPEAKRTAESGSDDNSVFDLFELIGFIRKGAGRRAPGVHLVKGPESSSPAYRIEDASRIPAVPDSKFQDLLDAIHAEKGFILLATLRQAKKSRGTLLSVEQKDGSGHVFSLVSNGKAGTLDLSLSGDGKQQVVSVEDALLATGHWKNITLFVQEDRAQLYVGCEKMENAELDIPIQNIFTRDLASSARLRIAKGGVNDNFQGLLQNVRFVFGTTLETILRNKGCSSSTSAIITLDNPINGSSPAIRTNYIGHKTKDIQAVCGFSCDELTNMFVELQGLRSMVTTLQDRVRKVTEENELIAKVVQITPGVCIHNGILHKNKEEWTIDSCTECTCQNSATICRKVSCPLMPCSNATVPDGECCPRCWPSDYADDGWSPWSEWTSCSVTCGNGIQQRGRSCDSLNNRCEGSSVQTRTCHLQECDKRFKQDGGWSHWSPWSSCSVTCGTGIITRIRLCNSPVPQLNGKPCEGDARENKSCQKDPCPINGNWGPWSPWDACTVTCGGGLQKRSRLCNNPEPQYGGKTCVGEARGTQVCNKQDCPVDGCLSNPCFAGTTCTSSPDGSWKCGACPAGYHGDGVHCQDIDECKEVPDACFVFNGVHRCENTEPGYNCLPCPPRFTGTQPFGRSVEDAMANKQVCKPRNPCTDGTHDCNKNAKCNYLGHFSDPMYRCECKPGYAGNGIICGEDTDLDGWPNENLVCVANATYHCKKDNCPNLPNSGQEDYDKDGIGDACDNDDDDDGIPDDRDNCPFIYNPQQYDYDRDDVGDRCDNCPYNHNPDQTDTDNNGEGDACAVDIDGDGVLNERDNCQYVYNVDQRDTDLDGVGDQCDNCPLEHNPDQEDTDSDRIGDQCDNNQDIDEDGHQNNLDNCPYVPNANQADHDKDGKGDACDHDDDNDGIPDDKDNCRLVANPDQADSDGDGRGDACKDDFDQDSVPDIDDICPENVDISETDFRRFQMIPLDPKGTSQNDPNWVVRHQGKELVQTVNCDPGLAVGFDEFNAVDFSGTFFINTERDDDYAGFVFGYQSSSRFYVVMWKQITQSYWDSTPTKAQGYSGLSIKVVNSTTGPGEHLRNALWHTGNTPGQVRTLWHDPRHIGWKDFTAYRWRLSHRPKTGYIRVVMYEGKKIMADSGPIYDKTYAGGRLGLFVFSQEMVFFSDLKYECRDP comes from the exons agtcCGGGAGTGATGATAACAGTGTCTTTGATCTCTTTGAACTCATCGGCTTTATTCGGAAGGGAGCTGGGCGCCGGGCACCCGGGGTACACCTGGTGAAGGGACCCGAATCCTCCAGCCCTGCTTACCGCATTGAAGATGCCAGTCGCATCCCTGCTGTCCCTGACTCCAAGTTCCAAGACTTATTAGATGCCATCCATGCTGAGAAGGGCTTCATCCTCCTGGCCACCCTCCGGCAAGCCAAGAAGAGTAGAGGCACACTGCTGTCCGTGGAACAGAAAGATGGCTCTGGTCATGTCTTCAGTCTAGTATCAAACGGCAAGGCAGGCACCCTGGACCTGAGCCTTTCTGGTGATGGCAAGCAGCAAGTAGTGTCAGTAGAGGATGCCTTGCTAGCCACAGGACATTGGAAGAATATCACCCTGTTTGTGCAGGAGGACCGGGCTCAGCTCTACGTGGGGTGTGAGAAAATGGAGAATGCTGAACTGGACATCCCCATCCAGAACATCTTCACTAGGGACCTGGCCAGCAGTGCCAGGCTCCGTATTGCCAAAGGGGGAGTCAATGACAACTTCCAG GGACTGCTGCAGAATGTGCGGTTTGTGTTTGGAACAACTCTGGAAACTATCCTGAGGAACAAAGGCTGCTCCAGCT CCACTAGTGCCATCATTACTTTGGACAACCCCATAAATGGTTCCAGCCCAGCTATCCGCACTAATTACATTGGCCATAAAACAAAGGACATCCAAGCAGTCTGTGGTTTTTCCTGTGATGAACTAACAAACATGTTTGTGGAACTGCAAGGGCTCCGGTCCATGGTTACAACACTTCAAGACAGAGTTCGCAAAGTG ACCGAAGAAAATGAACTCATTGCCAAAGTGGTCCAGATCACTCCTGGAGTATGCATTCATAATGGAATCTTgcacaaaaataaagaagagtGGACTATTGACAGCTGCACTGAATGTACCTGCCAG AACTCTGCCACTATATGCCGGAAAGTGTCCTGTCCGCTCATGCCTTGTTCCAATGCCACTGTGCCTGATGGGGAGTGCTGCCCCCGATGCTGGC CTAGCGACTATGCAGATGATGGATGGTCTCCTTGGTCTGAATGGACTTCATGTTCTGTGACCTGTGGGAATGGGATTCAGCAGAGAGGGCGATCCTGTGACAGTCTCAATAACCGCTGTGAAGGGTCTTCTGTACAGACTCGAACTTGCCACCTTCAGGAGTGCGATAAGAGAT ttAAACAGGATGGTGGCTGGAGTCACTGGTCACCATGGTCATCATGTTCTGTCACTTGTGGTACGGGCATCATTACTAGAATTCGTCTCTGCAACTCTCCAGTACCACAGCTGAATGGCAAACCTTGTGAGGGTGACGCAAGAGAAAACAAATCCTGCCAGAAAGATCCTTGCCCAA TTAATGGCAACTGGGGACCATGGTCTCCATGGGATGCTTGTACAGTGACATGTGGAGGAGGACTTCAAAAACGTAGCCGTCTCTGCAATAATCCCGAGCCTCAGTATGGTGGGAAGACTTGCGTAGGTGAAGCTAGAGGGACTCAGGTCTGCAACAAACAGGACTGTCCAGTTG ATGGGTGTCTGTCTAATCCCTGCTTTGCGGGGACGACATGTACCAGCTCCCCTGATGGTTCCTGGAAGTGTGGTGCCTGTCCTGCTGGTTACCATGGTGATGGTGTCCACTGCCAAGATATTGATGAG TGCAAAGAGGTTCCTGATGCCTGCTTTGTCTTCAATGGAGTGCACAGGTGTGAGAATACTGAACCTGGGTACAACTGTCTGCCTTGTCCACCACGTTTCACTGGGACACAGCCATTTGGTCGCAGTGTTGAGGATGCCATGGCTAACAAACAG GTCTGCAAGCCACGTAATCCATGCACAGATGGAACACATGACTGCAACAAGAATGCTAAATGCAATTACCTTGGCCACTTCAGTGATCCCATGTATCGCTGTGAATGTAAACCAGGCTATGCTGGCAATGGCATCATCTGTGGAGAAGATACTGACTTGGATGGATGGCCAAATGAGAACCTTGTTTGTGTTGCCAATGCCACTTACCACTGTAAAAAA GATAACTGCCCTAATCTGCCCAACTCTGGGCAGGAAGACTATGATAAGGATGGGATTGGTGATGCCTGTGACAATGATGATGACGATGATGGTATTCCTGATGACCGG GACAACTGTCCATTCATCTACAACCCACAGCAGTATGACTATGACAGGGATGATGTTGGTGACCGCTGTGATAACTGCCCCTACAATCACAATCCTGATCAGACTGACACTGACAACAATGGAGAAGGAGATGCATGTGCTGTGGATATTGATGGAGATG GGGTCCTTAATGAAAGGGACAACTGCCAATATGTCTACAATGTAGACCAGAGGGATACAGACTTGGATGGTGTTGGAGATCAGTGTGATAACTGTCCACTGGAACACAATCCTGACCAG GAAGACACTGATTCTGACCGTATAGGTGATCAGTGCGACAATAACCAGGACATAGATGAAGATGGCCATCAAAATAATCTTGATAACTGCCCCTATGTGCCCAATGCCAATCAAGCTGACCATGATAAGGATGGAAAAGGTGATGCCTGTGACCATGACGATGACAATGATGGTATCCCTGACGACAAAGATAACTGCAGATTGGTTGCCAATCCAGATCAAGCTGATTCTGATG GTGATGGACGTGGAGATGCTTGCAAAGACGACTTTGACCAAGACAGCGTGCCAGACATTGATGATATCTGCCCTGAAAATGTGGACATTAGTGAGACTGATTTCCGAAGATTTCAGATGATTCCCCTGGATCCCAAAGGAACATCCCAAAATGATCCAAACTGGGTTGTTCGCCACCAGGGTAAAGAACTGGTTCAGACAGTCAACTGTGACCCTGGCCTTGCAGTTG GTTTTGATGAATTCAatgctgtggacttcagtggcACCTTCTTCATCAATACAGAAAGGGATGATGATTATGCTGGCTTTGTATTTGGCTACCAATCTAGCAGTCGTTTCTATGTTGTCATGTGGAAGCAGATCACCCAGTCTTACTGGGACTCCACACCAACCAAAGCTCAAGGCTACTCGGGTCTCTCCATCAAAGTTGTGAATTCGACCACTGGTCCAGGAGAACACCTTCGTAATGCTCTGTGGCACACAGGAAACACTCCTGGCCAG GTGAGAACTTTGTGGCATGACCCTCGTCACATAGGCTGGAAAGACTTCACTGCATACAGATGGCGTCTTAGCCATAGACCAAAGACTGGTTACATCAG GGTTGTAATGTATGAAGGGAAGAAAATCATGGCAGACTCAGGACCAATTTATGATAAAACCTATGCTGGTGGTCGGCTAGGATTATTTGTCTTCTCTCAAGAAATGGTGTTCTTCTCAGATCTTAAATATGAATGCAGAG atcCATAA
- the THBS1 gene encoding thrombospondin-1 isoform X2, with translation MGPTAVLLLLLLTLGVPEAKRTAESGSDDNSVFDLFELIGFIRKGAGRRAPGVHLVKGPESSSPAYRIEDASRIPAVPDSKFQDLLDAIHAEKGFILLATLRQAKKSRGTLLSVEQKDGSGHVFSLVSNGKAGTLDLSLSGDGKQQVVSVEDALLATGHWKNITLFVQEDRAQLYVGCEKMENAELDIPIQNIFTRDLASSARLRIAKGGVNDNFQGLLQNVRFVFGTTLETILRNKGCSSSTSAIITLDNPINGSSPAIRTNYIGHKTKDIQAVCGFSCDELTNMFVELQGLRSMVTTLQDRVRKVTEENELIAKVVQITPGVCIHNGILHKNKEEWTIDSCTECTCQNSATICRKVSCPLMPCSNATVPDGECCPRCWPSDYADDGWSPWSEWTSCSVTCGNGIQQRGRSCDSLNNRCEGSSVQTRTCHLQECDKRFKQDGGWSHWSPWSSCSVTCGTGIITRIRLCNSPVPQLNGKPCEGDARENKSCQKDPCPINGNWGPWSPWDACTVTCGGGLQKRSRLCNNPEPQYGGKTCVGEARGTQVCNKQDCPVDGCLSNPCFAGTTCTSSPDGSWKCGACPAGYHGDGVHCQDIDECKEVPDACFVFNGVHRCENTEPGYNCLPCPPRFTGTQPFGRSVEDAMANKQVCKPRNPCTDGTHDCNKNAKCNYLGHFSDPMYRCECKPGYAGNGIICGEDTDLDGWPNENLVCVANATYHCKKDNCPNLPNSGQEDYDKDGIGDACDNDDDDDGIPDDRDNCPFIYNPQQYDYDRDDVGDRCDNCPYNHNPDQTDTDNNGEGDACAVDIDGDGVLNERDNCQYVYNVDQRDTDLDGVGDQCDNCPLEHNPDQEDTDSDRIGDQCDNNQDIDEDGHQNNLDNCPYVPNANQADHDKDGKGDACDHDDDNDGIPDDKDNCRLVANPDQADSDGDGRGDACKDDFDQDSVPDIDDICPENVDISETDFRRFQMIPLDPKGTSQNDPNWVVRHQGKELVQTVNCDPGLAVGKGKILTPNRHYSV, from the exons agtcCGGGAGTGATGATAACAGTGTCTTTGATCTCTTTGAACTCATCGGCTTTATTCGGAAGGGAGCTGGGCGCCGGGCACCCGGGGTACACCTGGTGAAGGGACCCGAATCCTCCAGCCCTGCTTACCGCATTGAAGATGCCAGTCGCATCCCTGCTGTCCCTGACTCCAAGTTCCAAGACTTATTAGATGCCATCCATGCTGAGAAGGGCTTCATCCTCCTGGCCACCCTCCGGCAAGCCAAGAAGAGTAGAGGCACACTGCTGTCCGTGGAACAGAAAGATGGCTCTGGTCATGTCTTCAGTCTAGTATCAAACGGCAAGGCAGGCACCCTGGACCTGAGCCTTTCTGGTGATGGCAAGCAGCAAGTAGTGTCAGTAGAGGATGCCTTGCTAGCCACAGGACATTGGAAGAATATCACCCTGTTTGTGCAGGAGGACCGGGCTCAGCTCTACGTGGGGTGTGAGAAAATGGAGAATGCTGAACTGGACATCCCCATCCAGAACATCTTCACTAGGGACCTGGCCAGCAGTGCCAGGCTCCGTATTGCCAAAGGGGGAGTCAATGACAACTTCCAG GGACTGCTGCAGAATGTGCGGTTTGTGTTTGGAACAACTCTGGAAACTATCCTGAGGAACAAAGGCTGCTCCAGCT CCACTAGTGCCATCATTACTTTGGACAACCCCATAAATGGTTCCAGCCCAGCTATCCGCACTAATTACATTGGCCATAAAACAAAGGACATCCAAGCAGTCTGTGGTTTTTCCTGTGATGAACTAACAAACATGTTTGTGGAACTGCAAGGGCTCCGGTCCATGGTTACAACACTTCAAGACAGAGTTCGCAAAGTG ACCGAAGAAAATGAACTCATTGCCAAAGTGGTCCAGATCACTCCTGGAGTATGCATTCATAATGGAATCTTgcacaaaaataaagaagagtGGACTATTGACAGCTGCACTGAATGTACCTGCCAG AACTCTGCCACTATATGCCGGAAAGTGTCCTGTCCGCTCATGCCTTGTTCCAATGCCACTGTGCCTGATGGGGAGTGCTGCCCCCGATGCTGGC CTAGCGACTATGCAGATGATGGATGGTCTCCTTGGTCTGAATGGACTTCATGTTCTGTGACCTGTGGGAATGGGATTCAGCAGAGAGGGCGATCCTGTGACAGTCTCAATAACCGCTGTGAAGGGTCTTCTGTACAGACTCGAACTTGCCACCTTCAGGAGTGCGATAAGAGAT ttAAACAGGATGGTGGCTGGAGTCACTGGTCACCATGGTCATCATGTTCTGTCACTTGTGGTACGGGCATCATTACTAGAATTCGTCTCTGCAACTCTCCAGTACCACAGCTGAATGGCAAACCTTGTGAGGGTGACGCAAGAGAAAACAAATCCTGCCAGAAAGATCCTTGCCCAA TTAATGGCAACTGGGGACCATGGTCTCCATGGGATGCTTGTACAGTGACATGTGGAGGAGGACTTCAAAAACGTAGCCGTCTCTGCAATAATCCCGAGCCTCAGTATGGTGGGAAGACTTGCGTAGGTGAAGCTAGAGGGACTCAGGTCTGCAACAAACAGGACTGTCCAGTTG ATGGGTGTCTGTCTAATCCCTGCTTTGCGGGGACGACATGTACCAGCTCCCCTGATGGTTCCTGGAAGTGTGGTGCCTGTCCTGCTGGTTACCATGGTGATGGTGTCCACTGCCAAGATATTGATGAG TGCAAAGAGGTTCCTGATGCCTGCTTTGTCTTCAATGGAGTGCACAGGTGTGAGAATACTGAACCTGGGTACAACTGTCTGCCTTGTCCACCACGTTTCACTGGGACACAGCCATTTGGTCGCAGTGTTGAGGATGCCATGGCTAACAAACAG GTCTGCAAGCCACGTAATCCATGCACAGATGGAACACATGACTGCAACAAGAATGCTAAATGCAATTACCTTGGCCACTTCAGTGATCCCATGTATCGCTGTGAATGTAAACCAGGCTATGCTGGCAATGGCATCATCTGTGGAGAAGATACTGACTTGGATGGATGGCCAAATGAGAACCTTGTTTGTGTTGCCAATGCCACTTACCACTGTAAAAAA GATAACTGCCCTAATCTGCCCAACTCTGGGCAGGAAGACTATGATAAGGATGGGATTGGTGATGCCTGTGACAATGATGATGACGATGATGGTATTCCTGATGACCGG GACAACTGTCCATTCATCTACAACCCACAGCAGTATGACTATGACAGGGATGATGTTGGTGACCGCTGTGATAACTGCCCCTACAATCACAATCCTGATCAGACTGACACTGACAACAATGGAGAAGGAGATGCATGTGCTGTGGATATTGATGGAGATG GGGTCCTTAATGAAAGGGACAACTGCCAATATGTCTACAATGTAGACCAGAGGGATACAGACTTGGATGGTGTTGGAGATCAGTGTGATAACTGTCCACTGGAACACAATCCTGACCAG GAAGACACTGATTCTGACCGTATAGGTGATCAGTGCGACAATAACCAGGACATAGATGAAGATGGCCATCAAAATAATCTTGATAACTGCCCCTATGTGCCCAATGCCAATCAAGCTGACCATGATAAGGATGGAAAAGGTGATGCCTGTGACCATGACGATGACAATGATGGTATCCCTGACGACAAAGATAACTGCAGATTGGTTGCCAATCCAGATCAAGCTGATTCTGATG GTGATGGACGTGGAGATGCTTGCAAAGACGACTTTGACCAAGACAGCGTGCCAGACATTGATGATATCTGCCCTGAAAATGTGGACATTAGTGAGACTGATTTCCGAAGATTTCAGATGATTCCCCTGGATCCCAAAGGAACATCCCAAAATGATCCAAACTGGGTTGTTCGCCACCAGGGTAAAGAACTGGTTCAGACAGTCAACTGTGACCCTGGCCTTGCAGTTGGTAAGGGGAAAATTTTAACTCCTAACAGGCATTACAGTGTttga